A window of Stutzerimonas stutzeri genomic DNA:
GTGTTCAGCCCGTGAAAGTCGCCGATCACGGCCTGTACCGGCGCTACCAGCAGCGCCATCCACATCGCCATCGAAAGCATCTTGCGGATCGCCGGGGTGTCCTTGCCGCGCAGCAGATGCCAGGCTGCCGAGGACCCTACGAAGAACGCCGTGGCGAGGAAGGCCGCGACGGCCATGTGCGTCAGGCGATAAGGAAACGAGGGATTGAAGATGATCGCGAACCAGTCCACCGGCACCACGATACCGTCGATGATCTCGTGACCCTGCGGAGTGTGCATCCAGCTGTTGGATGCAAGAATCCAGAAGGTCGAAATCAGCGTGCCAACCGCTACCATCAACGTCGAGAAGAAGTGCAATCGCTCACCGACGCGGTTCCAGCCGAACAGCATTACGCCGAGGAAGCCCGCCTCCAGGAAGAACGCGGTCAGTACCTCATAGGCAAGCAGCGGCCCTGTGACGCTGCCGGCGAATTCGGAATAGGCGCTCCAGTTGGTACCGAACTGGTACGCCATGACGATTCCCGATACCACGCCCATACCGAAATTGACCGCGAATATCTTCAGCCAGAAGTGGTACAGGTCACGATAGACCTCCTTCCGGGTCTTCAACCACAGTGCTTCGAGTACCGCTAGAAAACTGGCCAAACCGATGGTGATGGCCGGGAAAATGATGTGAAAGCTAATCGTGAAAGCGAACTGGATTCGCGCAAGCTCTAGTGCTTCCAATCCGAACATGGGCAACTCCTCGTCGTATGACCGCCCGCCTCGTCTATGACGGCGGATACAGGCTCCAGCACAAATGACAGCAGAACGCGCCAAGGGTGCAGGGCGATCGCCGCGCCAAGTCGTCGCGCCTGGATCGACGGTCGAACTGACAGCGCGCCCCAGGTCTATGCTGGGCATAGCCGCGTCAGCCCAGGAGTACTGCAGGTGCAGATCCGTTCCTTCATTCCGCCGTACATACTTGACCGCATCATCGGCCACGGCTCGCCCTATCAGCGTGGGTGTGCCCGACAAACGCTCGATCACGTTCACAGCCTACTGCCGAACCCCGGCCCGCCTCGCCCAACGGCAATCGCCGAGCTTGGCGAACTGCGCACGCCGGGCCATCCACAGCGGCGCATCCATGATGCCGAACAGCGTATGCAACTGCCCGGTACGCCACGGCGCCGCGAAGGCCAGCCGGTCAGCGGCGATGCGGCCGTCGACGAGGCATATGACGCGCTTGGCGCGACCTATGCGTTTTTCTGGCAGGTACTGCAACGCGACTCGATCGATGATCTGGGCATGCCGTTGATCGGCACCGTGCACTACGGCCAGGGCTACGAGAATGCCTTCTGGAACGGTGAGCAGATGGTATTCGGTGATGGCGACGGCGAGCTGTTTCAGCGCTTCACCCGCTCGCTGGATGTGGTCGCACATGAACTGGCACACGGCGTAATCGAAAGCGAGGCCGGGCTGGTCTACTTCAATCAGCCCGGCGCGCTGAACGAATCCATCTCGGATGTGTTCGGTGTCCTGACCAAACAGCACGCACTCGG
This region includes:
- a CDS encoding cytochrome ubiquinol oxidase subunit I, with amino-acid sequence MFGLEALELARIQFAFTISFHIIFPAITIGLASFLAVLEALWLKTRKEVYRDLYHFWLKIFAVNFGMGVVSGIVMAYQFGTNWSAYSEFAGSVTGPLLAYEVLTAFFLEAGFLGVMLFGWNRVGERLHFFSTLMVAVGTLISTFWILASNSWMHTPQGHEIIDGIVVPVDWFAIIFNPSFPYRLTHMAVAAFLATAFFVGSSAAWHLLRGKDTPAIRKMLSMAMWMALLVAPVQAVIGDFHGLNTLEYQPAKIAAMEGHWDNSEGGPTPLLLFGWPDMEAEETRYKIEIPYLASLILKHSLTEPIPALKDFPPEDRPNSTIVFWTFRIMVALGLLMIVTGIWSLLLRRGDRLYSSRPFLRLVLLMGPSGLIAILAGWYTTEIGRQPWVIYGLMRTADAVSNHGAGQLGLTLAMFVLVYFAVFGVGMVYVLRLVKKGPVASEGREKGAGGPGEARTPMRPISAADEALPHDHGDQLGERN
- a CDS encoding M4 family metallopeptidase, with the protein product MQIRSFIPPYILDRIIGHGSPYQRGCARQTLDHVHSLLPNPGPPRPTAIAELGELRTPGHPQRRIHDAEQRMQLPGTPRRREGQPVSGDAAVDEAYDALGATYAFFWQVLQRDSIDDLGMPLIGTVHYGQGYENAFWNGEQMVFGDGDGELFQRFTRSLDVVAHELAHGVIESEAGLVYFNQPGALNESISDVFGVLTKQHALGQTAAEADWLVGAELLTEKVQGVALRSMANPGTAYDDPLLGRDPQPAHMRDFIETREDNGGVHLNSGIPNRAFYLVATALGGYAWEQAGRIWCATVCDPQLPNDADFVTFASATLAHAAKLFGHLSPQVQALYEAWSSVGITPR